The following proteins come from a genomic window of Miscanthus floridulus cultivar M001 chromosome 2, ASM1932011v1, whole genome shotgun sequence:
- the LOC136535844 gene encoding acidic leucine-rich nuclear phosphoprotein 32-related protein 1-like translates to MKPAVEVEADERAAEIKKAAAAAKKAAEEVEVEEVVDGEEAVDGEDDGDEDDDGEGGEEDDDEEVEGEEKEAAGVVEISDEDDDDDDGEADDDDGDDDDDDDDDDDEEEVDGEDEQEEELGTEYLVQPLGRAEDEEHSSDFEPEENGDGAEDEEIDEEEEDADDGEDSVKAQSSTKRKRSGDDKDDGDDDGDDDDDGRPPSKR, encoded by the exons ATGAAGCCGGCCGTGGAGGTGGAGGCCGACGAGCGAGCTGCGGAGATTAagaaggcagcggcggcggccaagaAAGCAGCTGAGGAggttgaggtggaggaggtggtggacggGGAGGAGGCGGTCGATGGGGAGGATGACGGTGACGAGGACGACGATGGGGAAGGCGGAGAGGAGGACGACGAtgaggaggtggagggggaggagaaggaggcggCAGGGGTTGTAGAGATCTCCGACgaagatgacgacgacgacgacggggaggcggacgacgacgacggggacgacgacgacgacgatgatgacgacgacgacgaggaagaGGTCGACGGTGAAGACGAGCAGGAG GAGGAGCTGGGAACTGAGTATCTGGTTCAGCCCCTTGGCCGGGCGGAAGATGAAGAACACTCAAGCGACTTCGAACCGGAAGAAAATGGTGATGGTGCTGAGGATGAGGAGAttgacgaagaagaagaagatgccgATGATGGTGAGGATTCTGTGAAGGCACAGTCGTCTACCAAGAGGAAGAGGTCAGGCGATGATAAAGACGACGGGGATGATGAtggcgacgatgacgatgatgggaGGCCACCATCAAAGCGATAG